The genomic stretch ATGCACTGCTGCCTTTACTGTCTAATAGATCTCAGGGGTCAGGACATTAACATATTCTTAGCTAGTAACATTGCAACCAAGGCAATGCCAATACCTTCAACTACTGCCGTCCTCAGATATACAGCCAATTATCTGTAAATACAAGCGACAGGCAGATGCATATAAAGCCCGTTACCTGCGTCTTAGATCTCTCTGCAAAAGGAAAACGGAGGAACTGTAAGTTCGAGGCATGGAACTTTTCCTGACAAATAATGTATCACAGTTTGAAGATACTGGGCTCATATAAAATATACTGACAGAATAAGGAATataatacatatatatatagtctTCTTTCCACTTCAAACTGCTATGTATTAAGCTAGCAAATTATAGCGGGTAAGTATTTTGTACCAATTTTCAATCATCCAATCATTTTGTGCACAACATCTTAGATTCTTAAGAGTGCATTTCTACTTCCTAGAAGCCACGAGCAAGCGGAAACCAAATCTAAAAGTGAAGGCTTACTCTTGGACCACGGTCTGTAACTGGTGTTGGCCTGCTCCCTGTATTATCTGCTTGCTGAATCATCTGTGGACTATCGTGCTTATAGAATGCCTGCAAAGTTCTCACCATGAAAGGACGGACAATGTTCACTTCCATTGCAGACAGATTTTTGAGCTGCGAGAATGGAAGCAAGATGTGTAAGGTACCGTTGGTGCCTGACCAATGAAGCAAGCAGTTAAGCTAGTACGAAACACAGATAGATACAAGGAAATGTAAATCACATCCAATTCAATAATAACTTTAACAGAATCCGAGGAACCAAGAAAGGCCGTTGATTTAGAGTCTGTAATTCTGAAGGAGGAAAATTTACCTTTACAGCATGAGTGCGTCCCGATATTGTCTCTAATCCATTCTCAACCTTGTGGAATCTGACATCTCTGATGTCCTCAATCAAAGATCTCACCTGTGTCACGATCACAACTAGGAGTAAGCATTTTTTCAATACGATTAGGACTTGCTGGATGCAGGAAACAAATTTGTACCGAGACTGATTAAACTCACCAAGTATGCATCTGATATGTCATCACGAGCACTGCAGGAGAAAAATGAGAGTGAATCAGGTTTAGGTTCACAGTCTGTTTTAGCATCAAGGAATATGGGGTGAGGCAGTGATTACTGATCAAACAGAAGCTTGGAAATTTCAATATAGTGGAATGGTAATGGCTGGAATTCTCGAGGGGACTCTCTTTCTGCTTCCAATACCTGTGTCAAACGGTCTAGTAACATAGAAGGGGGCGCGTTAGTAGATACAGGGGTAATACGCAACCACACATGGAATCAGTTACTGATACGATACTACTACTGAGGAATGCTTTCACAGAGGGAGCAATGCTTTTGCTTGAGCAGGAGGCGGGGTTAGAAGAAAGGCAAAGAAGCAACATAAACAAGGAAGCACTGACCAACAGTCATCCAGTTGGGGGTGCGGATGGTGCACTTGCCACGCTTCTTGAGCGCGACAGCGAGCCAGAGCGGCACCTTGGTCGGAATTTGAGGGAAGAAGGGCCCGAAGTCCCCCTGCACGGCAGCGGCAGTGTGAGATGCACGTAGAAATGGGGGATCGACAGTGGATATGGGTGGTGGACAGAGACGACGCACGCAGATCATGTTGAGGGCTTCCATGCGGATGTTGGGGACGATGTCGACGATCTCATCCTCCGCCGCGAACTCCACCTGCAGCATAGATTGAGGGAATTCGGCATCATCCCTTCCCCTACTTCTCTTTGAAGACAGCCAGATAGGTGAATACTAACTAGGTGGAAGGGGTTCGCTACCTCGGAGGGCGAGAAGATGGAGAGGTGCGGGTCGGACTGCCCGGCCATGaagggcggggcggcgacggtcgGTGGAGAGAGGAAcacggaggcgcggcggcgtcgagatcctgctgctgctgctggagtgctgctggtggtggtggcggcctggtgggcggcggggcggaatGACCTCTCTTGGGCCGGCAGCCCAGCCCGAGGCAAAAAAGCCCATCAACAGCAGCCCGGTTCGGTCCCCGCAGCTTCCTTCAATCTCGAGAGGAGAAGAGAGGGCAGcagcggacggcggcgggctcTCAAACTGCTTGcctgctcgtcgccgccggtcgGTCGGCCGGGGACAGCTACGTGCTTTCTAGGTTTCGATCCCATCAtccagcagaagcagcagcagcagtggacGACGGGTTCCCGATGCTGGCCGCCCGGAGCCCCTCTCCGAGCTTCCACGCGCACGAccgccttcctccgccggcACATGACATCGCGGAGCGCCTCCGCCACCTGCGCGACCTTCGCAGGGCGCCGCTCCCCAGCCGCCTCGCCCGCATCGCCGACCTCCACACCGACGAGGCCAGCCCCGTGCGCAAGCATGTCGCCGAGTGAGCTCCCCTTTTTCCTGCTCCAATTTCACCATCTCCACCTTAGATTACCCGCAGTTTTCCTCGGCTTCTGATGAATGATTGAAACTAAGGCACCACTTAGCTGCGCTTGCAGTGACTATTGCTAGCGCAAGGTCTTGGCAGCAGGCGGAATTAGGTTAAACAAACCaatatgaaaagaaaaatgcttcTGACCTTGCAAACGCTCTCCTGCTGTAGGATCATTGGTGAGGTTGGGTCCAAACACATGGCGTACCTACCCGATATCATCCCTTGTTTGCTGCACCTTCTGAATGATGAGGTGCCTGCAGTCGTCAGGCAAGCTATCAAAACAGGAACCGTGTTGTTTGCCCAACTACTTCAACACCTAGTTATCCAGGTAGCTTTATTTCCAGCACTTGCTCTTGGACCTGCCTTCCTGTGCAAATTCCGTCTCAGCTTGCTCATTTTTTGTTACAGGGATTATTCTCCACTGGAGGGATTGATGATGCACTTAAATTGTCATGGGAACGGCTTCTCAAGTTCAAATCCACCGTCTCGCTCATGGCATTTCAGGCGAGCCCCTCTCCTTTCCTTTCCAACCAAATTACCCAATCTTCCTGGCCTGCACCTATCTCACATTTTAATCTGTCTGTCAGACCACCGGCAATGAAGGTGTCCGGTTACTGGCTGTTAAGTTTGTTGAAAAAACAGTTCTTATGTACACACCAGATCCTAATATCCCATCAGATCCACCAAGCAAAGCTACAAAAGGTACACCTTATGCTCTACTTCATATGGAAATGATAATATCTTCCAAGTTTAGCACCCGCTGGGTGCATTCTAATTTGGCCATCTGTAAATCATTTGTAGATATGGGATTCAATGTAGCATGGTTACGAGGAGGTCACTCTTTGCTTAATGTCGGAGATCTAGCCATGGAAGCCAGCCAGAACCTCGGATTGTTGCTAGAGCAGCTCAAGTCTCCTAAAGTAAAATCACTCAGTACTTCCATGATCATTGTCTTCGTTACTAGGTTTATCTCTTGTCCACTTGTGTTCCATTATCTTTTCTGTATGTTACAGTTTGTACCAGCTGTGAGAAAATAAGTCTCCTTTCGCTACCGTGTCATCTATTTGTTTCGTCTGTTGAAAAATCGCATGCTACTATGATCTTTATCCAGCATGagttttctcctttttcttccccCTGCTTTGTGCATTATTTTTATAACTCTCCTAACATAAACTTCTTCCAGTCTCTCAGCTATTGCCCAAAGAAGGCCTTCCTTTTACGGACGCATACTGCCAGTTTTACTCTCCTTGGACCCAGCAAGTTCCATTATTAAATTGCGAGTCCCAGGTGCATTCCATGCTTTGAAGAGTGCCTTCTCTGCATGCCTGAAATGTACACATTCAAGTGCTGAGCCGGTATTTCTTTTAGCTTCAACCTTTCTAGATACATTTTTTCTACCGACTGTACATTCGAGATGTGTCCCTTTGCCCTTATTTCAATACGTGCTCAACAACTGGAGTTAACAGATTTGCTATGTATGGAAGGCTGTGTTATGTTTCGTAGACACACTCTCTAATtaggatttttttccttctatcaATTTTGAGCCAGTTTGGTGCTCATTTGTTTCCTGGGCGCCGGTCATCCTGCCCGTATCAATCATCCTGGATGGATTTGACTGGTCTCTAGACCCTAGAGGTGCAAATGTGTTTGATTTCTTGTTCTCTTGGTGTGTGGTTGTTCGGTTAGTTGGGTTAGTTGTCACAGATGCAGGATGACTAGGTATTTGTTTGAATAGTTGAAAATATGTATTAGACGTGGACCAGAGTGGCAAGAAGAAAACTAAACTAACTGACTCTTTTGTGTCATTTCAGCCATTGACATGTAGGGAAAAATAAACCAAACTTCCTTTATGTTGGATATTTTCGTGTCCATTAATGGAACATACTAAGTGGTGATGGGTGGTCATTGCCCGGGTCTCGACAGATATGTACCAAAGTTGAGGTGATGAGGTGGAGAGAAGGGGAACGTGTAGGAGGGGGAGGGGCTTGCTGGGGTAGGGCAAAGAGATACTTAGCTACTTCCTTGGGACATATCTCTATTCTTTACCAATCTTGTCTAATCTCCACTTGGGTTCAACAAAGCAACTAATTGCTTCAGCAAACTCTCAAAATCGACCAGCTTAATCTTGCTGGCTGCACCGTGAGCTATGCGGGTTGATGTGAGTGCTGGTATAGTACCAATCCCACATGGAAAATGCGTAAATGGAATGCCCTCAGGAAGTTTCTTATTATTCTCTTTCTACCCCATCTCTTCCCATGCTAGACTAATGGATACCTATTTCCAAGTAGATCAATTCATTCCGATGCTGCATGCCAGCATCATAAATTCAAAGCTTTGGGTGAGCTTACAGTTTGCTGGTTCACCGGTCGAACCAACagttcttaaaaaaataaataaatgatttTTAAGTAACACGCCCATGGAATTTAAGGTAAAATGGAATTGTTTTTGCATTATCATCACAGAAGTAACTTAGCGCAGTTGGTTTGTGGGTTTTGATGGGCTTCCTATGTGCTGCACTTGAGGTTGCGGGTTCGATTCTCCCCGCTAGCACAAtaaatttttcatcattttgtAGCAGCTCCCGCTGGTTTGGCCCAATTCTGAACGGTTCACACTGGTCTAACTGCATGGCTGATCTTCCAGTTGAATTGAACCTGTGAGGTAATGAGTTCCCGGTTTTCGGTTCAACCGGTGGACCCGGTCCAGTTTTTCATACAATGGTTTCAACTGTGATCACATCAGGGGTTTCTTAGAGAGAAAATCAATCAAAGGTTTGAGAGGCTAGTTTTTCAGCATCAGCCAGATACGATTTGCACTTCAGTATGTTGGTAAAATAAATCTGGCCCGGGCTTAGGGAGGGCAAAGGTCGGCTTGGGTAATATCAGCCACTCCGACAGACTTGAGTTAGCAGCATGATCCACAGATTTGCGCAACTGCACAGAGATGTGTACAGTTGGGGATGCGAGAGAGGTGGTGTTAACACTCCATGAAGTCCTGTACACTATACATCCTGATGCGAACCTAGGCATATGTTACACTTGATTCCCATGTTTCACTGCTATACCTAGAACTATTTTTCTGATTGAGACTCCTTGGTGTTAGTGAATCATTTGAGAACTCACCATCCTCAACCAAAATATGTGCACTAACCCCAGTCTGTATAAGCTGCATGAATGCAATCAATCAGCACCATTTAGTCCATCTTCGGAATTAATTGCTAAGTATTTTATGTCACCATTGATTTCTTTTGTTCATGACAATGTGTATGATATAAATATTTGTGCTCCGTTTGTTTGAGAAAGTGTATATCCTTATCCCATGTATTTGGTTTGAGATACATTCTATACTAATTCAAGGCTGTTATTGTATTTTCAGTGGCGAGCACGTCTATTGGAAGCTCAAAATATTATCAACCAGGACTCAATAGAAGATACTGCAAATGCTGCTAAGAATCTGGGGGACACATCAAACATGGAAGAATCGTTGCCTCCGATGGTATGTACGTGCTCCTCGAAGCCtgttctctccctctctcataACTATTTCAAAATGGCTATATTTCTTTGATGTAGGAGAGAAGCAATGACAGTAGTAACAAGCGTAGTTTGGGTGAGGACATGAATCATATGATAGAAGATGATGGTCACTCCAATAAAAGAGTCAGACATGCACTTGATGCTCAAGAACATAGTGAAGAGGCAAACAAGAGAAATGTTGAGTCAACCTCTGTTGATATCTCATCTGGCCAGCCCATCTCTATAAGAACCGAGAATTCAGAAGCTGTGTATCAATTAATTGGTATGTTTGCTGCACTAGCTGCACAAGGTGACAGAGCTGCTGGATCACTGCAAATCCTTTCATCCAGTATCGCTAGTGACTTATTAGCGGAGGTTGTAATGGTTAACATGCAACATATCCCTATGTCTCGTCCTGAAGTTGACCAACAACAGCTTCCTTCTACTAGCTCTGGAGATGGAATTCCATTTCAAAGTTCCTTCTCTCTGTTGGCGTCTCTGCTGAAGGttttttctttatatttcaTCGTTTGATCTGTTAGATTCTCTTCTTTTTTGGTTTATTGATCTTTTGCATTTCAGAAGGTGAATCAAATTGATCAAGATGAAGTGCCTCCAGCTAAGGAATCCGCAGTAGTGCCATCTGTTGCAGATGATATCATGACAGTTCCTGCTAGTTCACCTGTTCCTAGTTCAGTAAATCTTCCTATGGAAGAGAACAGTAGCAGTCCAACTGTTCCATTATGTGTAGAAACAGCAGAGGTCAAAGTAACCAGTGCAGGTGCCAATAGTTTGATTGATATTCTAGAATCATCAGAAACCTCCCATGCTTCGACAGAACCTCAGGGAACCCAAGAGCATGCTAGCAGTTATATCAGTTCATTGCATGCTGATAATTCCTCAGCTGGCCTTAGTTTGGCACAATCTTCAGAAACTCGCAGCCCAAGCTCTTCGACAGTGGAAGCAAACCACTCACAGCTTTCATCTTTGAATTCCCTTGGTTCACAATATGTTCTTCCGAAGTTGGTTGTCAATAATGTTGATCTCAG from Setaria italica strain Yugu1 chromosome II, Setaria_italica_v2.0, whole genome shotgun sequence encodes the following:
- the LOC101757641 gene encoding uncharacterized protein LOC101757641, with the protein product MLAARSPSPSFHAHDRLPPPAHDIAERLRHLRDLRRAPLPSRLARIADLHTDEASPVRKHVAEIIGEVGSKHMAYLPDIIPCLLHLLNDEVPAVVRQAIKTGTVLFAQLLQHLVIQGLFSTGGIDDALKLSWERLLKFKSTVSLMAFQTTGNEGVRLLAVKFVEKTVLMYTPDPNIPSDPPSKATKDMGFNVAWLRGGHSLLNVGDLAMEASQNLGLLLEQLKSPKVKSLSTSMIIVFVTSLSAIAQRRPSFYGRILPVLLSLDPASSIIKLRVPGAFHALKSAFSACLKCTHSSAEPWRARLLEAQNIINQDSIEDTANAAKNLGDTSNMEESLPPMERSNDSSNKRSLGEDMNHMIEDDGHSNKRVRHALDAQEHSEEANKRNVESTSVDISSGQPISIRTENSEAVYQLIGMFAALAAQGDRAAGSLQILSSSIASDLLAEVVMVNMQHIPMSRPEVDQQQLPSTSSGDGIPFQSSFSLLASLLKKVNQIDQDEVPPAKESAVVPSVADDIMTVPASSPVPSSVNLPMEENSSSPTVPLCVETAEVKVTSAGANSLIDILESSETSHASTEPQGTQEHASSYISSLHADNSSAGLSLAQSSETRSPSSSTVEANHSQLSSLNSLGSQYVLPKLVVNNVDLSDEAKDLLQKESFLRILESDKQEGSGGSIARLPLLAHLGVEFPLELDPWEILQKHVLSDYANNEGHELTLCILNRLYREAEQDQDFLSSRTATSVYESFLLSVAENLRDMFPASDKSLGKLLCEIPYLPEGVFKLLEGLCSPGSNEKQDKDIQSGDRVTQGLSAVWNLIMLRPSNRDRCLEIALQSSTHHLEEVRMKAIRLVANKLFPMASISKKIEDFANEKLNSVLEVIPSGDSAATETATSEAHNDGGLENLSASMANAQTLMSLYFALCTKKHSLLRHVFAIYGSLPQAAKQAVHRQVPILIRTIGSSPDLLGIISDPPGDSRDLLMQVLQTLTDAAVPSKELISSIKNLYSKTKDVEVLFAILAHLPKDEVLPVFPSIVNLPMDKFQTALSRILQGSSRNGPSLDPSEILIAIHVIDPDKEGIPLKKVMDACSACFEQRTIFTQQVLAKTLNQLVEQIPLPLLFMRTVMQAIGVFPALVDFVMEIMSRLVSKQIWKYPKLWVGFLKCAILTKPQSYGVLLQLPAPQLENALSKNPTLKAPLVEHAEQPNVRSTLPRSTLVVLGLAEDQQPPPPAVSQAQSSQNQAAETSSSAADTTTEVTQESSAAS
- the LOC101753461 gene encoding DNA replication complex GINS protein PSF2 encodes the protein MAGQSDPHLSIFSPSEVEFAAEDEIVDIVPNIRMEALNMICGDFGPFFPQIPTKVPLWLAVALKKRGKCTIRTPNWMTVDRLTQVLEAERESPREFQPLPFHYIEISKLLFDHARDDISDAYLVRSLIEDIRDVRFHKVENGLETISGRTHAVKLKNLSAMEVNIVRPFMVRTLQAFYKHDSPQMIQQADNTGSRPTPVTDRGPRRDLRRR